One window from the genome of Bacilli bacterium encodes:
- a CDS encoding alpha-galactosidase, with protein sequence MLENNQNEVFHLATKNTSYILRIDESRHLRHEYFGARIKDKLNYNFAFFKENFPRGSAVVYDEKKYPGLSYDQIPLEIGLAGKGDYREPSVVLDSDDQSVFDFKVTSISEEKELFGSSFPTPHLPSQVLAIELTDDFSNVRLKLQYGIFEDTDVIVRNITIINGDKKSISVRKIMSYNLDFANRNYELWTTYGSWINEFNITRQIIKPGIYINDSKTGSSSSRHNPFYLIKEVETTMNQGPVYGFNLVYSGNHYSAVELSAFNNLRIQGGINPFDFRPVLERNAKLEMPFAIMTFSNLGINGMSDNFHRFIRRHIVRSAIADKPRPIVINNWEATYFAFSDSKIKSIVDGAKKMGVEMFVLDDGWFGKRNNDLSGLGDWDVNTKKLHHGLQGVAKLTGKRSLSFGLWFEPEMVNEDSDLYRTHPDWAIKTKYSSPAVGRHQLILDLSRKDVQDYIIESVSKHLREIPIKYVKWDFNRTISDGESKVTPAYELTYRYYIGLYRVLASLTKDFPDVIFENCASGGGRFDLGMLSYFDQTWASDNTDGYERIKIQSGTALAYPLSTISNHVSATPSHQMLRITPFYRRFAAACFGVMGYEMEIDALSPIERRWMKKNIVFYKKHRRLFQFGKFYQMKTFSPQGEACFVVENEDKSEAIVGCFYGLQASAPGNDFIQVPDLDKEGLYQVEVLPNPHRLKTFGGLLKMALPSFIKPEGAIVNYLNQRTSVEEVMKMSYEEKYIIDGASLGNGALQLNPQWMGNGFNDKTRVLGDFGADLIYVHRIK encoded by the coding sequence ATGTTAGAAAATAATCAAAACGAAGTCTTTCATTTGGCAACTAAAAATACCAGTTATATATTGCGAATTGATGAATCTAGACATCTTCGCCATGAGTATTTTGGCGCGCGCATCAAGGATAAACTTAATTATAACTTTGCTTTTTTTAAGGAAAATTTTCCTCGCGGAAGCGCGGTTGTCTATGATGAAAAGAAGTATCCCGGACTTAGTTACGACCAAATTCCGCTTGAAATCGGTCTAGCCGGAAAGGGCGATTATCGTGAGCCGTCAGTTGTTCTGGATAGTGATGATCAATCAGTATTCGATTTTAAAGTCACGTCAATTAGTGAGGAAAAAGAATTGTTCGGCAGCTCTTTTCCCACCCCGCATCTTCCCAGTCAAGTCTTAGCCATCGAATTAACGGATGATTTCAGTAATGTCCGGTTAAAGCTTCAGTATGGGATATTTGAAGATACGGACGTGATAGTGCGCAACATTACAATTATAAACGGTGATAAAAAATCCATTAGTGTTCGAAAAATAATGAGTTATAATCTTGATTTTGCTAATCGTAACTATGAACTATGGACCACATACGGCAGCTGGATTAACGAATTTAACATTACTCGTCAAATCATTAAACCTGGAATTTATATCAATGATAGTAAGACGGGTTCGTCGAGTTCACGCCATAATCCCTTCTATCTAATTAAAGAAGTTGAAACCACCATGAACCAGGGTCCGGTATACGGCTTTAACCTGGTTTATAGCGGCAACCATTATTCGGCGGTAGAATTATCGGCCTTCAATAACTTGCGAATTCAAGGAGGAATAAATCCCTTTGACTTCCGCCCTGTATTAGAAAGAAATGCAAAATTGGAAATGCCATTTGCGATTATGACTTTTTCTAATTTGGGAATTAACGGTATGAGCGATAATTTCCATCGTTTTATTCGAAGGCATATAGTGCGTTCCGCTATTGCTGATAAGCCTCGCCCGATTGTCATTAATAATTGGGAAGCAACCTATTTTGCTTTTTCTGATTCCAAAATAAAAAGCATCGTCGATGGGGCGAAAAAAATGGGAGTGGAAATGTTTGTTCTTGACGATGGCTGGTTTGGAAAAAGAAACAACGACCTGTCGGGTTTAGGCGACTGGGATGTGAATACCAAGAAACTTCATCATGGACTGCAAGGAGTCGCAAAATTAACCGGTAAAAGGAGCCTTTCATTTGGCCTTTGGTTTGAACCCGAAATGGTAAATGAGGATTCGGATTTATATCGGACACATCCCGATTGGGCAATCAAAACCAAGTATTCTTCGCCCGCGGTTGGCCGGCATCAACTGATACTGGATCTCAGTCGCAAGGATGTGCAGGATTATATTATAGAGTCGGTCAGCAAACACTTAAGGGAAATTCCGATTAAATACGTAAAATGGGATTTCAATCGAACAATTTCCGACGGCGAAAGTAAAGTGACACCGGCTTATGAGTTGACATATCGCTATTACATCGGACTATATCGTGTACTTGCTTCCCTTACCAAGGATTTTCCGGATGTTATTTTCGAAAATTGCGCGAGCGGCGGAGGAAGATTTGATTTAGGAATGCTCAGTTATTTTGATCAAACATGGGCCAGTGACAATACCGATGGTTACGAACGAATTAAGATCCAAAGTGGAACAGCCTTAGCCTATCCACTTTCGACTATTTCGAATCATGTCAGTGCCACTCCCTCCCATCAAATGTTGCGAATAACGCCCTTTTATCGACGCTTTGCCGCGGCTTGTTTCGGCGTCATGGGATATGAAATGGAGATTGATGCTCTCTCACCGATTGAAAGACGGTGGATGAAGAAAAATATTGTTTTTTATAAGAAGCACCGCCGGCTATTTCAGTTTGGAAAATTCTATCAAATGAAAACTTTTTCTCCTCAAGGTGAAGCTTGTTTCGTTGTTGAAAACGAGGATAAATCGGAGGCGATAGTTGGCTGTTTTTATGGGTTACAAGCGAGTGCGCCTGGAAATGATTTTATTCAAGTTCCCGATTTAGACAAGGAGGGTTTATATCAGGTGGAGGTTCTTCCCAATCCGCATCGTTTGAAGACGTTTGGCGGTTTACTTAAGATGGCTCTTCCTTCTTTCATTAAACCGGAAGGGGCGATAGTGAATTATCTCAACCAAAGGACATCGGTTGAAGAAGTCATGAAGATGTCATATGAAGAAAAGTACATTATCGACGGAGCGTCGCTCGGCAATGGAGCATTGCAACTCAATCCTCAATGGATGGGAAACGGATTTAATGATAAAACGCGGGTCTTAGGAGATTTTGGCGCTGATTTAATATATGTGCACCGTATAAAATAA
- a CDS encoding glycoside hydrolase family 2 TIM barrel-domain containing protein: MHLDLNNGWQFIDHYDQNFLSSFPSDAELVDIPHTHKLLPINYFSEIDYQFVSMYQKLFDLSEMRNDKRYFIVFEGLMLQADVYLNDHFLGHFISGYLPFEVEVTDFLKKLDNRLVVVCDAREDKKIPPFGGAVDYLCYGGIYREVHLEERENFFFKELLVSAGMDGHIQVKHKVEKSPNLDLKVRYEIYQDEKRLAVFETDKFVIPNPHLWSPEEPYFYKLRAVIQNKEQSTSKEIRFAFRTIKFTHKGFFLNGEYRKLIGLNRHQSFPYIGYAATKSLQEFDADYLKYHLGLNVVRCSHYPPSRHFLNRCDDIGLLVIDEVPGWQFVGNDYDWQGQYLDFLQRMIVFDYNHPSVILHSIRINESSDYHELYLKANRIAHELDASRPTTGVRNFIHSELLEDVYAFNDFSHDGTNKGLLNPKKVLPSFKTKKPYIVTENNGHMFPTKSFDDENHRLEQAKRHLQVLESAYRYQSIAAFLSWCYADYQTHQNFGSGDHICYHGVVDIFRNDKMAADVYRSQLIGEPMLSVLSSMNIGEYPEALLPPAMVLTNVDFIRVYKNDDLIGDFYPSKKKYPHLPHPPIIIKSYISSKLDHDERFSSKDKKRLKKILGYAGIHGSNRLSVLYKLRVAFLMMKYHLSYADLVELWNKYVSNWGSDKVVYRFVGYRDNAPIISKEYGPSLSFHIALTASKTELKADSTYDMVLVSVELLDQFNNRASYAFYPLHIKTSNNIALLSLKSDTLVGGATSIIIRNVNGKKGVGYLQVEIPYYGSQKIEFEIK, translated from the coding sequence ATGCATCTAGATTTAAATAATGGATGGCAATTTATTGATCATTATGATCAAAACTTTTTATCTTCATTCCCTAGCGATGCCGAATTAGTCGACATTCCCCATACTCATAAACTACTGCCTATAAATTATTTCTCGGAGATAGATTATCAATTCGTTTCCATGTACCAAAAACTATTTGATTTAAGCGAGATGCGAAACGACAAGCGATATTTCATTGTTTTTGAAGGATTAATGCTTCAGGCCGATGTATATTTAAATGATCACTTCTTGGGGCACTTCATTTCCGGCTATCTTCCTTTTGAAGTGGAAGTAACTGATTTTCTAAAAAAATTAGATAACCGTTTAGTTGTTGTCTGCGATGCGCGTGAGGATAAGAAGATTCCTCCTTTTGGCGGAGCAGTTGATTACTTATGCTACGGAGGTATCTATCGGGAAGTTCACTTGGAGGAGCGAGAGAATTTCTTTTTTAAGGAACTTCTTGTTTCCGCAGGAATGGATGGTCACATTCAAGTAAAGCACAAGGTGGAAAAATCACCGAACCTTGATTTAAAAGTCCGTTATGAAATATACCAAGACGAGAAGCGACTGGCGGTTTTTGAAACCGACAAGTTCGTAATTCCTAATCCGCACCTCTGGTCGCCTGAAGAACCCTATTTTTATAAATTGCGCGCGGTAATACAGAACAAAGAACAATCAACATCTAAAGAGATTCGCTTTGCTTTTCGCACCATTAAATTCACGCACAAAGGATTCTTTCTAAACGGCGAGTATCGTAAATTAATCGGCCTGAATCGCCACCAAAGTTTTCCCTATATCGGTTATGCCGCCACCAAGAGCCTTCAAGAATTTGATGCCGACTATTTAAAATATCACCTTGGACTCAATGTAGTTCGCTGCTCCCATTATCCGCCATCGCGGCATTTTTTAAATCGCTGTGATGATATCGGGCTCTTAGTAATAGATGAAGTCCCCGGTTGGCAATTTGTTGGCAATGATTACGACTGGCAAGGGCAATACTTGGATTTTCTTCAAAGAATGATTGTGTTTGACTATAATCATCCGTCGGTAATCTTGCACTCAATTCGAATAAACGAATCAAGTGATTACCATGAACTGTATCTAAAAGCCAATCGAATTGCCCATGAATTAGACGCCAGTCGACCGACAACCGGAGTAAGAAACTTTATCCATAGCGAACTTCTTGAGGATGTTTATGCTTTCAATGATTTTTCGCATGACGGAACTAACAAAGGACTCCTAAATCCGAAAAAAGTACTCCCTTCTTTTAAAACAAAAAAGCCTTACATTGTAACCGAAAACAATGGTCATATGTTTCCGACCAAAAGTTTTGATGATGAAAATCATCGTCTGGAACAGGCTAAGCGTCATCTTCAGGTTCTCGAATCTGCTTATCGCTACCAATCGATAGCGGCTTTCCTAAGCTGGTGCTATGCCGATTATCAAACCCATCAAAACTTTGGCAGCGGGGATCATATTTGCTATCACGGAGTAGTTGATATTTTTCGAAACGACAAAATGGCAGCCGATGTTTACCGCTCTCAATTAATTGGGGAGCCGATGCTCAGCGTCCTTTCTTCGATGAATATCGGCGAATATCCGGAAGCACTTTTGCCCCCGGCGATGGTTCTAACTAACGTCGATTTTATCCGCGTGTATAAAAACGATGACTTAATTGGCGATTTTTATCCCAGCAAAAAAAAGTATCCCCATCTGCCGCATCCTCCGATAATTATCAAATCCTATATTTCTAGTAAACTTGACCACGATGAGCGTTTTTCTTCTAAAGACAAAAAAAGGCTTAAGAAAATATTGGGTTATGCCGGCATTCATGGATCAAATCGCCTTTCCGTCTTATACAAACTCAGGGTGGCTTTTTTAATGATGAAGTATCATCTTAGTTATGCCGATTTGGTTGAATTATGGAACAAGTATGTCAGTAATTGGGGAAGTGACAAGGTCGTATATCGCTTCGTTGGCTATCGGGATAATGCTCCGATTATCAGTAAGGAATATGGTCCTTCGCTTTCATTTCATATTGCTTTAACGGCTTCGAAAACCGAGTTAAAAGCCGATTCAACATATGATATGGTATTAGTGAGCGTTGAATTACTTGATCA